One window of Nocardia sp. NBC_00508 genomic DNA carries:
- a CDS encoding FAD-dependent monooxygenase → MRVPLLIIGGGIGGMTTALALAQAGFAVHIVEQAPEFGEIGAGIQLAPNAIRILDQLGLAGAIERIAVRPKNLVFLDIDSGEHLATVDLADRFVARYGQSYSVLHRGDLLDALLDACRAQANITLETDKTVTGIANRENNTVMVDFADSTRYVCDAVVGADGLWSKTRTLLSDDAPICSAYVAYRGALPMSEVGAPVENDDEIVWIGPNKHLVQYPIRGGDLYNQVAVFRSDHFDPAISGTEEWGTPDELDEHFGTACGQVRGSISQFKREKRWPMYDRAPLANWTVGRVTLLGDAAHPMLQYLAQGACQAIEDAECLTRFMAEHSGDVDEAFAAYQAERIPRTAQIQSVARMWGEIWHTEDPIVRELRNRVFARDTTEHYVDLDWLYKVRVG, encoded by the coding sequence ATGCGTGTTCCCCTTCTGATCATCGGCGGCGGCATCGGTGGTATGACCACGGCGCTGGCCCTGGCACAGGCGGGCTTCGCTGTGCACATCGTCGAACAGGCCCCGGAGTTCGGTGAAATCGGCGCTGGTATTCAATTGGCGCCCAACGCGATTCGGATCCTCGATCAGCTCGGGCTAGCCGGCGCGATCGAGCGGATCGCGGTCCGGCCGAAAAACCTGGTCTTCCTCGACATCGACTCCGGTGAGCACCTGGCCACTGTCGATCTCGCAGACCGGTTCGTCGCCCGCTACGGACAGTCCTACTCGGTGCTGCACCGCGGCGACCTACTCGACGCGCTGCTCGACGCCTGCCGCGCGCAGGCGAACATCACCCTCGAGACCGACAAAACGGTCACTGGGATCGCCAACCGCGAGAACAACACGGTGATGGTCGATTTCGCCGACAGCACCCGATACGTGTGCGACGCAGTTGTCGGCGCGGACGGCCTGTGGTCCAAAACCCGCACGCTGTTGTCCGACGACGCCCCCATCTGCTCGGCGTACGTCGCCTACCGCGGTGCGCTCCCGATGAGCGAGGTCGGCGCGCCCGTCGAGAACGACGACGAAATCGTCTGGATCGGACCGAACAAGCACCTCGTGCAGTACCCGATCCGGGGAGGCGATCTGTACAACCAGGTCGCGGTATTCCGCAGCGACCATTTCGATCCCGCCATCTCCGGGACCGAGGAGTGGGGCACTCCCGACGAACTCGACGAGCACTTCGGCACCGCCTGTGGGCAGGTACGCGGGTCCATCTCCCAGTTCAAACGCGAGAAGCGCTGGCCGATGTACGACCGTGCGCCACTGGCCAACTGGACCGTCGGGCGGGTCACCTTGCTCGGCGACGCCGCGCATCCGATGCTGCAATACCTGGCCCAGGGCGCGTGCCAGGCCATCGAGGACGCCGAGTGCCTGACCCGGTTCATGGCCGAGCACAGCGGTGACGTCGACGAAGCCTTCGCGGCGTATCAGGCCGAGCGTATTCCGCGCACCGCCCAGATCCAGTCGGTCGCCCGTATGTGGGGCGAGATCTGGCATACCGAAGACCCCATCGTCCGAGAACTGCGCAACAGGGTCTTCGCCCGCGACACCACCGAGCATTACGTCGACCTGGACTGGCTATACAAGGTCCGCGTCGGATAG
- a CDS encoding MBL fold metallo-hydrolase, which produces METRTMKITHFGHACVLLEIPAPGPEIRILIDPGTYSTGFEEVRGLAAVLITHSHPDHIDIDRLTALLAANPTADIVADSASAAQLSGLDRTVTTVKPGDKLWVANVRVDVIGGAHACIHAALPNVLNNGYVIDGSILHPGDDLETLPEGHAIEILLIPAGGPWMKIGEGVDFLRRVAPRVAIPIHQAGLAPIHQQLHYQLLRNLGPDGCELVVLEPGTAHAV; this is translated from the coding sequence ATGGAAACGAGAACAATGAAGATCACCCACTTCGGGCACGCCTGCGTGCTCCTCGAGATCCCCGCGCCCGGCCCCGAGATCCGAATTCTCATCGACCCCGGCACCTACTCCACCGGATTCGAAGAAGTCCGTGGCCTGGCAGCGGTGCTGATCACCCACTCCCATCCCGACCACATCGACATCGACCGATTAACGGCACTGCTCGCGGCCAATCCGACCGCCGACATCGTGGCCGATTCCGCCAGCGCCGCGCAGCTTTCGGGCCTCGACCGGACCGTCACCACGGTGAAGCCGGGCGACAAACTGTGGGTCGCCAATGTGCGAGTGGACGTAATCGGCGGCGCGCACGCGTGCATTCACGCCGCGCTGCCGAATGTCCTCAACAACGGCTACGTCATCGACGGATCGATTCTGCATCCCGGCGACGACCTCGAGACCCTCCCCGAAGGGCATGCGATCGAAATATTGCTCATCCCGGCCGGCGGACCGTGGATGAAGATCGGCGAAGGGGTCGATTTCCTGCGCCGCGTCGCGCCCCGCGTCGCGATCCCCATCCACCAGGCCGGACTCGCTCCGATTCATCAGCAACTGCACTACCAGCTGTTGAGGAATCTCGGTCCCGACGGTTGCGAGCTCGTCGTTCTGGAACCAGGCACCGCGCACGCGGTCTGA
- a CDS encoding maleylpyruvate isomerase family mycothiol-dependent enzyme: MSTDRLVDWLELETELLLETIDGYWESDFNEQSTLPGWTTGALVTHLANHADSVNNQLTGRDSGRRWTIDTGADRPGAVLITDAFDSADRLATTVSGLRAADRGRLIRTPTGELVTASRLVWLRLREVTVHHVDLGGRFEDLPTDLIDELLVDAVRAVQHRGDWPALVLRPTGFDQALRTRPGNYPGPIEITGSPAGLLDWVTGRSAGGLLETPDGSLPALPFWI; encoded by the coding sequence ATGTCCACTGATCGGCTCGTCGATTGGCTCGAGTTGGAGACCGAACTCCTGCTCGAAACCATCGACGGGTACTGGGAATCGGATTTCAACGAGCAATCGACCCTGCCCGGGTGGACCACCGGGGCATTGGTCACCCACCTGGCGAACCACGCCGACAGCGTGAACAACCAGCTGACCGGCCGCGATTCGGGCCGACGATGGACCATCGACACCGGTGCGGACCGGCCAGGCGCGGTGCTGATCACCGACGCCTTCGACTCGGCGGACCGGCTCGCAACGACGGTGTCCGGGCTGCGCGCCGCGGACCGGGGGCGCTTGATCCGCACTCCCACAGGAGAACTGGTCACCGCCTCCCGCTTGGTGTGGCTGCGGCTGCGTGAAGTCACCGTGCACCACGTGGACCTGGGTGGCCGCTTCGAAGACCTGCCCACGGATCTGATCGACGAGCTGCTGGTCGACGCGGTACGAGCGGTACAACACAGAGGTGACTGGCCCGCACTCGTGCTGCGACCGACCGGATTCGATCAGGCATTGCGCACCCGGCCCGGAAACTATCCGGGGCCCATCGAGATCACCGGAAGCCCAGCCGGACTTCTCGATTGGGTGACCGGTCGCAGTGCTGGGGGCCTACTCGAAACCCCAGACGGAAGCCTTCCAGCCCTCCCGTTCTGGATCTGA
- a CDS encoding NAD(P)/FAD-dependent oxidoreductase: protein MIETDLLITGAGPAGLFACYYAGLRGLRVTLVDSLPHLGGQTAALYPEKYIYDVAGFPAIRGRELIDRLVEQATTAETSILLNQEATTLEDQPDGSLIMTTATGTRIHAGAVLVTAGIGRFTPRPLPALDGFTGHGVEYVVGSPERYANDHVIVVGGGDSAVDWANSLVSHARSVTVVHRRNRFRAHESALAQLSATSARMIINSEIAQVHGNGSLRAVTVRDCVNDTTEQLDATVLIPALGHIAALGPLTQWGLRMTDKQIEVDTTMATSRSRVFAAGDITTYPGKVQLIAVGFGEAATAVNNIAVTLRPGEALFPGHSTEMSPQPVA, encoded by the coding sequence ATGATCGAAACGGATCTGCTGATCACCGGAGCCGGCCCGGCCGGGCTGTTCGCCTGCTACTACGCGGGCCTGCGCGGACTACGCGTCACCCTCGTCGACAGTCTCCCGCACCTGGGCGGGCAGACTGCCGCGTTGTATCCGGAGAAATACATCTACGACGTCGCCGGTTTCCCGGCGATCCGCGGGCGAGAACTCATCGATCGACTGGTCGAGCAGGCGACAACCGCCGAGACGTCCATTCTGCTGAATCAAGAGGCCACCACCCTGGAGGACCAGCCTGACGGTTCGTTGATCATGACCACTGCGACCGGCACCCGCATCCATGCCGGCGCGGTCCTGGTCACCGCGGGTATCGGCCGCTTCACCCCGCGACCTTTGCCGGCGTTGGACGGATTCACCGGGCACGGCGTCGAATACGTCGTCGGTTCGCCCGAGCGATACGCAAACGATCACGTGATCGTCGTCGGCGGTGGAGACAGTGCGGTGGACTGGGCCAATTCTCTCGTCTCGCACGCCCGCTCGGTCACCGTCGTGCATCGGCGCAACCGTTTCCGGGCGCACGAGAGCGCGCTGGCCCAGCTGTCGGCCACCTCGGCGCGGATGATCATCAACAGTGAGATCGCCCAGGTGCACGGCAACGGCTCCCTGCGGGCGGTGACCGTCCGCGATTGCGTCAACGACACCACCGAGCAACTCGACGCCACTGTCCTCATTCCCGCGCTTGGTCATATCGCCGCGCTCGGTCCACTGACCCAGTGGGGGCTGCGGATGACCGACAAACAAATCGAAGTCGATACCACCATGGCCACCAGCCGATCTCGCGTATTCGCCGCCGGTGACATCACCACCTACCCCGGCAAGGTGCAACTGATCGCGGTCGGATTCGGCGAGGCGGCCACGGCCGTCAACAACATCGCGGTGACTCTGCGGCCCGGAGAAGCCCTGTTTCCCGGCCACTCCACCGAGATGTCACCCCAGCCGGTGGCCTGA
- a CDS encoding indolepyruvate ferredoxin oxidoreductase subunit alpha, with product MAYVINDACINELDGSCVDMCPVDCIYEGLTKRYINPNECIDCGNCLSECPVSAIQSPKDITDPTWQQDNAAFFALPLPGREEALGDPGGAVGLGTVGVDTPLAASWIKE from the coding sequence ATGGCGTATGTCATCAACGACGCCTGCATCAACGAACTCGACGGTTCTTGCGTCGACATGTGTCCGGTGGACTGCATCTACGAGGGTCTCACCAAGCGATACATCAACCCGAACGAATGCATCGACTGTGGCAACTGCCTGTCCGAATGCCCGGTGTCGGCGATCCAGAGCCCCAAGGACATCACCGACCCGACCTGGCAGCAGGACAATGCTGCGTTCTTCGCATTGCCGCTACCCGGTCGCGAAGAAGCCCTCGGCGACCCCGGCGGCGCGGTCGGACTCGGCACGGTCGGTGTGGACACCCCGCTCGCGGCCTCATGGATCAAGGAGTAG
- a CDS encoding class II aldolase/adducin family protein, whose translation MNDVVREVVQASGALAFAGLSDMVWGHASVRDPEGKGVWIKASGWGFEEIDAGKVHLVSPDGAVLTGEGKRHLEFPIHTEIMARRTDVGCVVHTHAPALAAFASMDVELQPISHDAVPFTYPQLPRFAETGALIATRDLGRSLAETLGDANGILMPNHGAVTVGPDAASAVMYAVLLERACRTQLLALAAGGPKVRSDEQETRFKRDQIWNLGQLGAGWEYLARRAAQADVH comes from the coding sequence ATGAACGACGTTGTGCGCGAGGTAGTCCAGGCCAGCGGTGCGCTCGCCTTCGCGGGCCTCAGCGATATGGTGTGGGGTCACGCCTCGGTCCGCGACCCCGAGGGCAAGGGCGTATGGATCAAGGCCTCCGGCTGGGGATTCGAAGAAATCGACGCAGGCAAGGTCCACCTCGTCTCGCCCGACGGTGCGGTGCTGACGGGGGAGGGGAAACGGCACCTCGAATTTCCCATCCACACCGAGATCATGGCGCGGCGCACGGATGTGGGCTGTGTCGTGCACACCCACGCCCCCGCCCTCGCCGCCTTCGCCTCGATGGACGTCGAGCTGCAGCCGATTTCGCACGACGCGGTGCCGTTTACCTATCCGCAGCTGCCCCGCTTCGCCGAAACCGGTGCCCTCATCGCGACGCGGGACCTGGGCCGCTCCCTCGCCGAGACACTCGGTGACGCGAACGGCATCTTGATGCCCAACCACGGTGCGGTGACGGTCGGGCCTGACGCCGCAAGCGCTGTCATGTACGCGGTACTGCTCGAACGTGCTTGCCGAACACAACTTCTCGCACTGGCTGCGGGTGGACCGAAGGTACGGTCGGATGAGCAGGAGACACGCTTCAAACGTGATCAGATCTGGAACCTGGGTCAGCTGGGCGCAGGCTGGGAGTACCTGGCCAGACGCGCAGCGCAGGCCGATGTCCACTGA